Part of the Candidatus Methylomirabilis limnetica genome, ATCACGCGCACCAGCATGCCCACACCGGTTCTCCGACCCAGATCCTCAAGGACGAACATACCCTGATCCTTGAGGCTTTGGATGGGGTGGAGCGCAAGCTCGCCGCATTAGAGTCCGGCGCCGCCCCGGATCGAGCCTATTTCGAGAAGGCGGTAAGGTTTATCCGAACCTTCGCTGACGAGTGCCATCACGGCAAGGAGGAGAACCTGCTGTTCAAGACCATGGTGGACCGCGGCTTTCCATTGCAAGGGGGACCTATCGCGGTCATGCTGTCGGAGCACGAAGCCGGCCGCGGATACATCCGTGAGATGGCCGAGGCCTCGGCGAGCGTGGTGCAGGATAAGGCTGCGACAGAGAAGATCATCCGGAACGGGCGTGCTTACATCCAGATGCTGCGGCCTCACATCGATAAGGAGAACATGATCCTGTATGCGATGGCGGACAATATGTTTAGCCCTGAGGACCAGGCGGAGATGGGAAAGGCGTTCGAGCGCTTCGAGACTGAAAAGATCGGCGCGAACGTCCATGAGGAGATGATGACACTACAGGCGGAGTTGAAGGCGGGCGCCTAATAAAGGCATAGTCGGAGCATCCCAGCCGTTCGTCCTGAGCATATCGAAGGAAACGGCTGGGATGCTCAGGATATGCTTATCGAATCAGATGGTTCCTCGCTGTTTGGAGTTGGTATAACCTTGGAGTATACTCCATCGAGTCCGTCCATCTAATAACCGTTAGGAAGCCACTTTAACCACGAGGAGAAATACTGTGCAGGGATATGTTGCTTTAATTGGTATGATCGTCCTTATACTACTGTATGTGTGGTTCCAGTTCGGGTGACCAAAAAGTCTTTATGATAACGATGCTTCTGGCGGAAGCGTATTGATCGTCTTCGGCACATTGTATCTAAAACGTGGAAAGCAAGTTACAATCAGATTGGCTCAGATTTGGCCCATCACATTACGCCGCCGCAACGCACCCCGTGAAAAAACATCACGCCGCCTTTCCCGCTTCCTTGACTTCATCGACCTGATGAGGCTCGATCGCCGTCTCCTCAACCAGCTTGCCGTCACGCATCACGACCACGGCGGTGCCGGTTTGTCTCGCGATTTCGCGCGCTCGCCGTCCAGCCCTTAACAGCGCGGCGGGCGCAGCTTGCATGTCTGCATCCGGCAGCTTCGAAACCAGCGACTTGCTCATGGGTTTCCTCCTTCGTCGTTCAGGATGGGGGTATCGCCGCTGTTGTCGAACCACTGCCAGTAATCGACGCGGTGGCGATAAATATCGTGAAAATTGCGCCGTCCGGCTGCAAAGCGGCGGCGAATGATCTCCGGCGGCACATCGTGCCCGCCCTGCCGCACCCGCATTGCTACGCGTGCGATCGCCTCTTCTGGGGTGGCCAACGACAGGAAAATCAGCTTCACCGCAAAGCCCGCCGCCCGCCAGCCGGTGATCATGCGCGCATAGGTCAGGCCTGACAGGGTTGTCTCGAAGGCGAAGCTGCGGCCTTCGGCAGCGTGGCGCGCGATTTCTTCCAGCATCAGGCGTCCGGCGCGGAACGCCACCGTTTCCGGCTGGAATGGCGACAGCCCGGCGGCGATCAGGTCGGCGTTGACGAACACCGGGCAACTAGCTTCCTTGGGTAGAAACTCGCGAGCGAAGGTTGTCTTGCCCGCCCCGTTGGGGCCGGCGATGATGACGATCTTCCTGCCGCCCGTACTCATAGGGCGACCTCCCCGCTCATCAGGCGCGGCAGCAGCAGGTCGCGGGCGGCGCGAAGCTTTTGATTCTGCCTATAAAGGCCGAAGTCCAGGTCGGTCTGGTCGAGCTGTAACAGCTCCTGCAGCAGGGTCTTCAGCTTGTCGTATTTCTGGCTCATCGTGGATCCCGTTCGTTGTTGGTCCTGCTCGCGTTCATGTCAGCTCCCACAGAGCGCGGATGGGGACCGCGAAGAGTCCCTCACCAAAGCCCAGGCTGGCCTCACCGTCATACAACACCACGCCGGCGGCAAAGCGCTTGCCTGCAGCCTCCCGCAGCTTGCGCAAGCCGCGAAAATCCGAGGCCATCACCGTCGCAGCGGCTTTCACTTCCACCCCGACCAACTCACGACCGCCACGCTCCAGCACCAGATCGACCTCCACGCCATCCTTGTCGCGGAAGTGGTGGAAGCGGATGTCGTCGTCGCGCCAGCTCGCCTGTCGGC contains:
- a CDS encoding zeta toxin family protein, coding for MSTGGRKIVIIAGPNGAGKTTFAREFLPKEASCPVFVNADLIAAGLSPFQPETVAFRAGRLMLEEIARHAAEGRSFAFETTLSGLTYARMITGWRAAGFAVKLIFLSLATPEEAIARVAMRVRQGGHDVPPEIIRRRFAAGRRNFHDIYRHRVDYWQWFDNSGDTPILNDEGGNP
- a CDS encoding DUF2249 domain-containing protein yields the protein MSASYATTVDARILPVPQKHPTIFRAFDGLAVGTAMLLVNDHDPKPLYYTFAAERAGEFEWRYLEKGPEVWQVEISRIADATGRQAPPDTMGCGGLHAHHEHHDHHAHQHAHTGSPTQILKDEHTLILEALDGVERKLAALESGAAPDRAYFEKAVRFIRTFADECHHGKEENLLFKTMVDRGFPLQGGPIAVMLSEHEAGRGYIREMAEASASVVQDKAATEKIIRNGRAYIQMLRPHIDKENMILYAMADNMFSPEDQAEMGKAFERFETEKIGANVHEEMMTLQAELKAGA